A region from the Coffea eugenioides isolate CCC68of chromosome 9, Ceug_1.0, whole genome shotgun sequence genome encodes:
- the LOC113782869 gene encoding actin-depolymerizing factor 2-like — protein MANAASGMAVHDDCKLKFLELKAKRTYRFIIYKIEEKQKQVIVEKLGEPANGYEEFTANLPADECRYAVYDYDFMTEDNVPKSRIFFIAWSPDTSKVRSKMIYASSKDRFKRELDGIQVELQATDPTEIGLDVIKSRAGGAA, from the exons ATG GCTAACGCAGCATCGGGCATGGCTGTTCATGATGATTGTAAGCTGAAGTTCTTAGAATTGAAGGCAAAAAGAACTTATCGCTTCATAATTTATAAGATCGAAGAGAAGCAAAAGCAGGTTATCGTGGAAAAGCTTGGTGAGCCTGCAAATGGCTATGAAGAATTCACTGCAAACCTACCTGCTGATGAGTGCCGATATGCTGTCTATGACTATGATTTTATGACTGAGGACAATGTCCCCAAGAGCAGAATCTTTTTTATTGCTTG GTCTCCGGATACATCTAAAGTCAGAAGCAAGATGATCTATGCAAGCTCTAAGGACAGGTTCAAGAGGGAGCTTGATGGTATCCAGGTAGAGTTGCAAGCAACAGATCCTACAGAAATCGGGCTTGATGTTATCAAAAGCCGAGCTGGTGGAGCTGCTTGA
- the LOC113782592 gene encoding pentatricopeptide repeat-containing protein At2g39620, whose product MFMRHANSKLKPHLQSLSTLASSTPSLSFTKPQNFPNHENLLGLLSSCKDLKNLEQVHALLITAGLGFDISSNTHLINHYSSFQKCQLSRLVFDSSPNPGVILWNSMIRGYTRTNQYKEALQLYRVMGENLVRPDNYTFTFVLKACTGILDLKEGNLVHREIVRRRLENDVFIATALVDMYCKFGDLECAREVFDKMPSKDVVAWNAMISGLSQSVEPNEALELFKYMQLGSRVEPNAVSLLNLFPAVCKLMDAKACMSIHGFVWRRNFPTTVLNGLIDAYVKCGYCNVARMIFDRMAGKDDVTWGTMMAGYAYNGWFCQVLELFDCLKRKNLEMNKVSAVNALLAASEMRDFEKGLEIHDYAVRQRIDSDVMVSTSLMTMYAKCGEVEKAMELFWGIRERDLVAWSAIIAAFAQSGNYEEALSVFREMQNEKLKANAVTLVSVLPACGELYCVKLGKSLHCYAVKYAIDSDLSVGTALVSMYAKCDMFSSALIVFHGLPNKEVVTWNALITGYAQVGDPYHVMEMFSKLRLAGLHPDSGTMAGVLPACAVLGDLCLGSCIHGQIIKYGFESNCHMKNALMDMYAKCRSLSSAEVIFKHLESFKDEVSWNIMIAGYMYNGCAQEAISTFYRMISEAFQPNLVTIVSILPATTYLTALREGMAVHTCIILRGFQSYTLIANGLIDMYAKCGRLDYSEQIFTEMNHKNTISWNAMIAAYSVHGLGDRAFATFYLMQESEAKIDSISFISVLSACRHSGLTKEGKKIFNSMKQKYGLEPRLEHYACMVDLLGRAGLFDEVMDLIKQMPVRPDAGVWGALLDASRMHSNLKLGELALKNLTDLELGNRAHYIVLSNLYSQSGRWDDATNARSSMKGTGLKKTPGCSWVEVKEEALHIV is encoded by the coding sequence ATGTTTATGAGACATGCTAATTCAAAGTTGAAGCCGCACTTACAATCCCTTTCAACACTAGCCAGCAGTACCCCATCTTTATCCTTCACCAAACCTCAAAATTTCCCCAACCACGAAAACCTCCTTGGCCTCCTGTCCTCCTGTAAAGACCTCAAGAATCTTGAGCAAGTTCATGCCCTTTTGATCACCGCTGGACTcggttttgacatttcatcaaacacccACCTGATCAACCATTACTCTTCCTTCCAAAAATGCCAACTTTCTCGATTAGTTTTCGATTCCTCGCCAAACCCtggtgtgattttgtggaaCTCAATGATCAGAGGCTACACAAGAACAAACCAATACAAAGAAGCCCTCCAACTTTACCGCGTAATGGGAGAAAATTTGGTCCGGCCAGAcaattacactttcacttttgtacTCAAAGCCTGCACTGGAATTTTAGATTTAAAAGAGGGTAATCTTGTTCATCGAGAAATAGTCAGAAGAAGGCTTGAAAACGACGTCTTCATTGCTACTGCACTTGTCGACATGTACTGcaaatttggtgatttagaGTGTGCCAGAGAGGTATTTGATAAGATGCCTAGCAAGGATGTTGTGGCTTGGAATGCTATGATTTCAGGTCTATCGCAGAGTGTGGAGCCTAATGAGGCCTTGGAACTTTTTAAGTATATGCAGTTGGGCAGTAGGGTGGAGCCTAATGCTGTCAGCTTGTTAAATTTGTTTCCCGCAGTTTGTAAGCTGATGGATGCAAAAGCTTGTATGTCCATACACGGTTTTGTGTGGAGGAGAAATTTTCCAACTACTGTTTTGAATGGGTTGATTGATGCGTATGTGAAATGTGGATATTGTAATGTAGCTCGAATGATTTTTGATAGAATGGCGGGGAAAGATGATGTCACGTGGGGGACAATGATGGCTGGCTATGCATACAATGGGTGGTTTTGTCAGGTTTTGGAGTTGTTTGATTGTTTGAAGAGGAAGAATCTGGAGATGAATAAGGTTTCAGCTGTGAATGCTTTGTTGGCAGCCTCTGAGATGAGGGATTTTGAGAAGGGGCTGGAAATTCATGATTATGCAGTAAGACAAAGGATTGATTCGGATGTTATGGTATCTACTTCTCTGATGACCATGTATGCAAAGTGTGGAGAAGTAGAGAAGGcgatggagttgttttggggGATTCGAGAAAGGGATTTAGTTGCTTGGTCAGCAATTATAGCTGCTTTTGCACAATCTGGCAATTATGAAGAGGCTCTCTCTGTTTTTCGGGAAATGCAGAATGAGAAATTGAAGGCTAATGCAGTGACTTTAGTGAGTGTTCTTCCAGCTTGTGGTGAATTATATTGTGTGAAGCTGGGGAAGAGCTTGCACTGCTATGCTGTCAAATATGCTATTGACTCTGATTTATCTGTTGGGACAGCCCTAGTTTCCATGTATGCAAAATGTGATATGTTTTCTTCAGCATTGATTGTGTTCCATGGACTGCCAAATAAAGAGGTTGTTACATGGAATGCTTTGATAACTGGCTATGCACAGGTTGGTGATCCTTACCATGTGATGGAGATGTTTTCCAAATTAAGATTAGCTGGGTTACACCCCGATTCTGGTACAATGGCTGGTGTGCTTCCAGCTTGTGCCGTATTAGGTGACCTATGCCTAGGAAGCTGCATCCATGGACAAATTATCAAATACGGTTTTGAGTCAAACTGCCATATGAAGAATGCTCTAATGGATATGTATGCCAAATGCAGAAGCCTCTCATCAGCTGAAGTCATATTTAAACACCTCGAGTCCTTTAAAGATGAGGTATCATGGAATATAATGATTGCAGGATACATGTACAATGGATGTGCTCAGGAAGCCATTTCTACATTTTATCGTATGATATCAGAGGCTTTCCAACCTAATTTGGTCACAATTGTGAGCATCCTGCCAGCAACAACATATTTGACTGCCCTTAGAGAAGGTATGGCTGTTCATACATGTATAATCCTAAGAGGATTTCAGTCTTATACACTTATTGCAAATGGTCTCATCGACATGTATGCAAAATGTGGCCGCCTAGATTATTCAGAACAAATATTCACTGAGATGAATCACAAGAATACAATTTCTTGGAATGCAATGATTGCTGCATATTCAGTTCATGGGCTAGGTGATCGTGCTTTTGCAACTTTTTATCTCATGCAAGAGAGTGAGGCCAAAATTGATTCTATTTCTTTCATTAGTGTCTTGTCTGCTTGCAGACACTCAGGATTAACCAAAGaaggtaaaaaaatatttaactcCATGAAGCAAAAATACGGTCTTGAACCACGTTTGGAACACTATGCATGTATGGTGGACCTGTTAGGGCGTGCTGGATTGTTCGATGAAGTTATGGATTTGATAAAACAAATGCCTGTGCGACCTGATGCTGGTGTTTGGGGAGCACTGCTTGATGCATCTAGAATGCATTCTAATCTTAAATTAGGTGAGCTAGCACTGAAAAATCTCACCGACCTTGAGCTGGGGAACCGTGCCCATTATATAGTGCTATCAAACTTGTATTCTCAATCAGGTAGGTGGGATGATGCAACAAATGCGAGATCAAGTATGAAGGGGACAGGACTGAAAAAGACTCCAGGATGTAGTTGGGTTGAAGTAAAGGAGGAGGCCTTGCATATTGTGTAG